In the Chryseobacterium sp. MYb264 genome, one interval contains:
- the deoD gene encoding purine-nucleoside phosphorylase: protein MSIHISAQKGEIAKVLLQPGDPLRAQYIAENFLEGATLVSKTRGILYYTGLYKGKEISVGASGMGFPSIGIYSFELFTEYDVETIIRIGTCGAYDTDLQLFDILNVENAASESTYAKYAWEIDGDILSHQGNIFGTINETAHELSLKAKAINVHSSDIFYRKDLAIPAIASKYNCPAVEMEAFGLFANAQHLGKNAATILTVTDIIPTHEKISADEREKALKPMIELALESAIKSL, encoded by the coding sequence ATGAGTATTCACATCAGTGCCCAAAAAGGAGAAATAGCTAAAGTATTGTTGCAACCCGGAGATCCGCTTCGTGCACAATATATTGCAGAAAATTTTCTGGAAGGTGCGACATTGGTCAGTAAAACAAGAGGTATTCTGTATTATACCGGACTTTATAAAGGGAAGGAAATCTCTGTGGGAGCCAGCGGTATGGGTTTTCCGAGCATCGGTATCTATTCTTTTGAATTATTTACGGAATACGATGTGGAAACCATTATCAGAATAGGAACCTGTGGAGCCTACGATACCGACCTTCAGCTGTTTGATATTTTAAATGTTGAAAATGCAGCCAGCGAGAGCACCTATGCAAAATATGCCTGGGAGATTGATGGGGATATACTTTCTCATCAGGGAAATATTTTTGGCACTATCAATGAGACAGCTCACGAGCTTTCATTAAAAGCAAAGGCAATCAATGTTCACAGCAGTGATATTTTCTACAGAAAGGATCTGGCCATTCCGGCCATTGCATCGAAGTACAATTGCCCTGCGGTAGAAATGGAGGCATTTGGACTGTTTGCAAATGCGCAACACCTGGGGAAAAATGCAGCTACGATCCTTACAGTCACCGATATTATCCCTACTCACGAAAAGATTTCAGCCGACGAAAGAGAAAAGGCTTTAAAACCAATGATTGAACTGGCTTTGGAGTCGGCCATTAAAAGTTTATAA